One genomic window of Prochlorococcus sp. MIT 0801 includes the following:
- a CDS encoding methyltransferase type 11 gives MKLSTDDRSKSDISDDEIFYQQPRFVHHLSDSFRNRLTNLYSEYLLKHHIILDLMSSWVSHLPTNIKYKKVIGHGMNQAELSSNERLDWFFVQNLNKKQNMPIEDSSIDVGLIVAGWQYLQYPEKVSLELSRVIKSDSVLIISFTNRAFWTKAPNIWTYSSEEKRIEYVTSVLTSNGWRIEKILNEKTQDKKLFGFYSSESDPFYSVIARNNKSNY, from the coding sequence ATGAAACTTTCGACTGACGATAGGAGTAAAAGTGATATTTCAGATGATGAAATCTTTTATCAACAGCCAAGATTTGTTCATCACCTTAGCGACTCATTCAGAAATAGACTTACAAATTTATACTCAGAGTATCTACTCAAACATCATATAATTTTAGATTTAATGAGTAGTTGGGTATCCCATTTACCAACAAATATTAAATATAAAAAAGTTATTGGTCATGGAATGAATCAAGCCGAGTTAAGTTCTAATGAAAGACTTGATTGGTTCTTCGTCCAAAATTTAAATAAGAAGCAAAATATGCCAATTGAAGATTCTTCTATTGATGTTGGATTAATCGTTGCTGGCTGGCAATATCTTCAATATCCTGAAAAAGTTTCATTAGAACTATCAAGGGTTATAAAATCAGATTCAGTATTGATAATCTCCTTCACTAATCGAGCATTCTGGACCAAAGCTCCAAACATCTGGACATATTCGTCAGAGGAAAAAAGAATTGAATATGTAACTAGTGTCCTCACATCAAATGGGTGGAGGATTGAAAAAATATTAAATGAAAAAACTCAAGATAAAAAGCTTTTTGGCTTTTACTCATCTGAGAGTGATCCATTTTATTCAGTCATTGCAAGAAACAATAAGTCTAATTACTGA
- a CDS encoding DUF4335 domain-containing protein encodes MINLSYKFVQNSSSLELNGMPDVSNGDSENTIGILSSWTLKIIDSPTLEGEKEHLEDLMQVILQYSRSYISGIRETFISKKSIVTISPFGSNHKLLLNSTKNDVKPLEIILDDSELSDLTQCLDLLRFDSRFNLCWNIPLDKPFSKKYIKSFVYKSNKRFNLFYAFVLFLSTSSLMLLIPTNNKFDLNEPPKSSQIINE; translated from the coding sequence ATGATTAATTTATCTTATAAATTTGTTCAAAACTCTTCATCTCTTGAACTTAATGGTATGCCAGATGTGTCAAATGGAGACTCAGAGAATACTATTGGTATCTTATCGTCATGGACATTGAAAATAATTGACTCTCCTACATTAGAGGGTGAAAAGGAACATCTTGAAGATTTGATGCAAGTAATTCTTCAATATTCACGATCGTATATCTCTGGTATTCGAGAAACATTTATATCTAAAAAAAGTATTGTGACCATATCTCCATTTGGCAGTAATCATAAATTACTTCTCAATAGTACAAAGAATGATGTAAAGCCTCTCGAAATTATTTTAGATGATTCTGAATTGTCAGATCTTACTCAATGTTTAGATCTCTTAAGATTTGATTCCAGATTTAACCTATGTTGGAATATCCCCTTAGACAAACCTTTTAGCAAGAAATATATTAAATCTTTTGTTTATAAATCAAACAAAAGATTTAATTTATTTTATGCATTCGTTTTATTTTTATCCACAAGTTCCCTTATGCTCTTGATCCCTACTAATAATAAATTTGATCTAAATGAACCCCCTAAGTCTTCTCAAATTATAAATGAATAA